A window of the Bacillota bacterium genome harbors these coding sequences:
- a CDS encoding APC family permease, producing the protein MSERLVFMRKASGLVRELTAADVVIWSIACPTASGLMYYMVASANDYPGANPMLSFLLGGIIIFPVVLALATMMRVMPRSGGPYVCISRLVDPSVAYVTNFMYAISCGMTVGIMSWVGTGVLSSCLTLAGQAGHMEEVVRAGEWVATTAGRTILSVIITLLFWWFSLISLRAVKWLMRLSFALPLAATIVLVLAGWLVGDARAAFDRTWGPGVFQAVIDAAKANGWSPPAFSWPSTISMLLVVFWAYSGMEMVTMVAGEVKSPHRSLFRGIIGGFLATVLMYVIIAWSAWHPYAASGFIPAYVFLHDQHPDVLKSIMPVSRPSLPLFLGSLLPNPWLAVVVMLLVTLWFYNTALPSVVVTARILFAMSFDRQLPKQFAAVNKRGVPTVATHLAGVLGVLAIFLNVYGIQTVLGMLDVSAYFLFWAFGLSAVMLPFKRPDIYELSPVRGEILGVPAISWLGALTTGIGWFLVAFAISPLGTGPQVAFCVTIFVITALYMWSQQRNLKEGVDLARIYAEIPPE; encoded by the coding sequence GTGTCCGAACGGTTGGTGTTCATGAGAAAGGCCTCGGGGTTGGTACGCGAACTGACAGCCGCTGACGTAGTGATCTGGTCGATCGCCTGTCCCACGGCGAGCGGGCTGATGTACTACATGGTGGCTTCGGCGAACGACTATCCCGGTGCCAACCCCATGCTCAGTTTTCTCCTGGGGGGCATCATCATTTTCCCGGTGGTGCTTGCCCTGGCCACCATGATGCGGGTCATGCCCAGGTCGGGCGGCCCGTACGTCTGCATCAGCCGCCTGGTGGATCCTTCGGTGGCGTATGTCACCAACTTCATGTACGCCATATCGTGCGGGATGACGGTTGGCATCATGTCCTGGGTCGGTACCGGCGTACTCAGTTCATGCCTGACCCTGGCTGGCCAGGCGGGCCACATGGAGGAAGTCGTCAGGGCCGGTGAGTGGGTGGCCACTACCGCCGGGCGCACGATCCTGTCGGTAATCATCACCCTCTTGTTCTGGTGGTTTTCCCTGATCAGCCTGCGCGCGGTCAAGTGGCTCATGCGGCTGAGCTTCGCGCTCCCGCTGGCCGCCACGATCGTCCTGGTGCTGGCCGGCTGGCTGGTCGGGGACGCGCGGGCCGCGTTTGACCGTACCTGGGGACCCGGGGTGTTCCAGGCGGTGATAGACGCGGCCAAGGCGAACGGGTGGTCGCCGCCCGCCTTCTCGTGGCCTTCCACCATCAGCATGTTACTCGTGGTGTTCTGGGCGTATTCAGGCATGGAAATGGTGACCATGGTGGCGGGCGAGGTCAAGAGTCCTCACCGCAGTCTCTTCCGGGGCATTATCGGTGGTTTCCTGGCGACCGTGCTCATGTACGTGATCATAGCCTGGTCGGCATGGCACCCGTACGCCGCCAGCGGGTTCATTCCGGCGTACGTCTTCCTGCACGACCAGCACCCCGATGTGTTGAAGTCGATCATGCCGGTGTCTCGGCCCTCGCTTCCGTTGTTCCTGGGGTCCCTGCTACCCAACCCGTGGCTGGCCGTGGTTGTCATGCTCCTTGTGACACTGTGGTTTTATAACACGGCTTTGCCCTCGGTGGTAGTGACTGCGCGCATCCTGTTTGCCATGAGCTTTGACCGGCAGCTGCCTAAGCAGTTCGCGGCGGTGAACAAGAGGGGCGTGCCCACCGTGGCCACCCACCTGGCGGGAGTGCTGGGCGTGCTGGCCATCTTCCTGAACGTGTACGGAATCCAGACGGTCCTGGGCATGCTCGACGTGTCCGCCTACTTCCTCTTCTGGGCGTTTGGCCTGAGTGCCGTCATGCTGCCCTTCAAGCGCCCGGACATTTACGAGTTGTCGCCCGTTCGGGGCGAGATCCTGGGTGTCCCTGCCATCTCCTGGCTGGGGGCGCTCACCACCGGCATAGGGTGGTTCCTGGTGGCCTTCGCGATCTCCCCGCTGGGAACCGGTCCCCAGGTAGCGTTCTGCGTGACCATTTTCGTGATCACGGCTCTGTACATGTGGTCGCAGCAGCGCAACCTCAAGGAGGGCGTTGATCTGGCGCGGATCTACGCGGAGATCCCGCCCGAATAA
- a CDS encoding FAD-binding protein, which produces MGPEGFVNLIEVLADRCTGCESCLGVCPTGAISMREGTAYIGEGCNLCRACLSVCPVEAIVVHEPERGEAAEGQGVWVFVEHRRGRVAPVVYELLGQARQLAGRLGAAVSAVLVGEGVAPLAGELVARGADQVLVVEDPALSDLREEPVAAALADLVWERKPEIFLFGATALGRSLAPRLAARLGTGLTADCTGLDIDPERRLLVQTRPAFGGNLMAVVICPRHRPQMATARPRVFRPLAPDPGRRGEIVSFPVDGSRLLCRTRLLEYAEEVTETVKLEDADIIVAGGRGLGGPESFSLLFELARLLGGAVGASRAAVDAGWIPYYHQVGQTGKTVAPKVYIAVGISGAIQHLAGMSSADVIVAINKNPQAPIFKVANYGIVGDLFEVVPALVGALRKGKG; this is translated from the coding sequence TTGGGTCCAGAGGGATTTGTCAATCTGATTGAGGTACTGGCCGACCGGTGCACCGGCTGCGAATCGTGCCTGGGCGTGTGTCCCACCGGTGCCATCAGCATGCGGGAAGGGACTGCTTACATTGGTGAAGGGTGCAACCTGTGTCGGGCCTGTCTCTCCGTGTGTCCGGTTGAGGCCATCGTCGTGCACGAGCCCGAGCGGGGCGAGGCTGCGGAGGGTCAGGGGGTGTGGGTGTTTGTGGAGCATCGTCGGGGCCGGGTGGCCCCGGTGGTGTACGAGTTGCTGGGGCAGGCGCGCCAGCTGGCTGGGCGGTTGGGTGCGGCGGTGAGTGCTGTGCTGGTGGGGGAGGGGGTTGCTCCCCTGGCGGGGGAGCTGGTTGCCCGTGGGGCTGACCAGGTGCTGGTGGTGGAGGATCCTGCCCTTTCTGATCTGCGGGAGGAGCCGGTGGCTGCTGCCCTGGCGGATCTGGTGTGGGAACGCAAACCGGAGATCTTTCTTTTCGGGGCCACGGCTCTGGGGCGGTCCCTGGCGCCCCGGCTGGCGGCCAGGCTGGGCACGGGGTTGACGGCGGACTGCACGGGGCTGGATATCGATCCCGAGCGCCGGCTGCTGGTGCAGACCCGGCCGGCGTTTGGTGGTAATCTCATGGCCGTGGTGATCTGCCCGCGCCACCGGCCCCAGATGGCCACTGCCCGTCCGCGGGTGTTCCGTCCCCTGGCTCCCGACCCGGGCCGGCGGGGGGAGATTGTCTCTTTCCCGGTGGACGGGTCGCGGCTTCTTTGCCGCACGCGGTTGCTGGAATATGCCGAAGAGGTTACCGAGACCGTAAAGCTGGAGGATGCGGACATCATCGTGGCGGGAGGGCGGGGTCTGGGGGGTCCCGAGAGTTTTTCGCTCCTGTTCGAGCTGGCGCGCCTGCTGGGGGGAGCGGTGGGTGCCTCGCGGGCGGCGGTGGACGCGGGCTGGATTCCCTACTACCACCAAGTGGGGCAGACGGGGAAGACGGTGGCGCCCAAGGTGTACATTGCGGTGGGGATTTCGGGGGCCATCCAGCACCTGGCGGGCATGAGTTCCGCGGACGTGATCGTGGCCATCAACAAGAACCCCCAGGCTCCCATTTTCAAGGTGGCCAACTACGGCATCGTGGGTGATCTGTTCGAGGTGGTGCCGGCGCTGGTGGGAGCTTTGCGAAAGGGTAAGGGGTGA
- a CDS encoding arginine deiminase family protein, whose protein sequence is MTFAGHRDNCRMVAGTRRLWGAQSPVAPLRRALVRPPCWSPAQALQEDLGPWGFTSPPDLAAAGEEHAALVAILRKAGVQVHECREPAPALYDSVFAGDWALVTDAGAVVLRPGKPVRTEEADLAERAFAQAGVPVLHRMRGPGTAEGGDLLWLRPDTLLAGRSYRTSADGVQELRSVLEPLGVRVLPVPVAHWKGPGSVMHLLSVISMIDYDLAVVYPPLMAVEAVEMLRANGVELIEVDDEEFLTQGCNILALAPRRCVVMAGNPRVRKQLEKRGVEVHEFPGRELGLNMGGGPTCLVQAVLRDY, encoded by the coding sequence ATGACATTCGCAGGCCACCGGGACAACTGCAGAATGGTGGCGGGTACGAGGCGACTATGGGGGGCTCAATCGCCCGTTGCCCCGCTGCGCAGGGCTCTCGTGCGTCCCCCCTGCTGGTCGCCGGCCCAGGCTTTGCAGGAGGACCTCGGCCCCTGGGGTTTCACCTCGCCACCGGATCTGGCGGCCGCTGGGGAGGAACACGCCGCTCTGGTCGCCATCCTGCGCAAGGCAGGTGTCCAGGTCCACGAGTGCCGCGAACCCGCCCCCGCCCTGTACGATTCGGTTTTCGCCGGCGACTGGGCACTGGTGACTGACGCCGGTGCGGTGGTCCTTCGCCCCGGGAAGCCGGTCCGCACAGAAGAGGCCGATCTAGCAGAAAGGGCATTTGCGCAGGCAGGGGTGCCCGTCCTGCACCGCATGCGGGGGCCGGGTACTGCAGAAGGGGGCGACCTGCTCTGGTTGCGCCCCGATACGCTGCTGGCGGGACGGTCCTACCGGACCAGCGCAGACGGGGTCCAGGAGTTGCGTTCCGTACTGGAACCCCTCGGGGTAAGGGTCCTTCCGGTGCCGGTCGCCCACTGGAAGGGACCCGGATCGGTGATGCACCTCTTATCCGTTATCAGCATGATCGACTACGACCTGGCTGTCGTCTATCCCCCACTCATGGCGGTGGAGGCAGTCGAGATGCTGCGCGCGAACGGTGTAGAACTCATCGAAGTGGATGACGAGGAGTTCCTCACTCAGGGGTGCAACATACTGGCCCTGGCCCCCCGCCGCTGCGTGGTCATGGCAGGGAACCCCCGCGTGAGGAAACAACTCGAGAAGCGGGGCGTCGAGGTTCATGAGTTCCCGGGCAGGGAACTCGGGTTAAACATGGGGGGCGGGCCAACCTGTCTGGTGCAGGCCGTCCTGAGAGATTACTGA
- a CDS encoding methyltetrahydrofolate cobalamin methyltransferase, whose amino-acid sequence MLVVGERINTSRKGVAEMVARRDGEAIAREARRQVEAGANFVDVNAGTFVSEEPELLRWLVTVVQHAVQVPLCVDSPNPIAIRAALEVHRGKALVNSITGERTRFQQLLPVVKQFGCGVVALCMDDAGMPASGEEAVAKGSRLVEDLLSAGIPAEDIYLDPLVRPVSTDFRAGLAVLDAIRALRQQYPGVHAICGLSNVSFGLPERRLLNRAFLVAAMAAGLDAVILDPLDDKLMALLRAAEAVLGRDPYCSRYLRAYREGKLAAN is encoded by the coding sequence GTGCTGGTAGTGGGGGAAAGGATAAACACGAGTCGCAAGGGCGTGGCCGAGATGGTGGCGCGGCGCGACGGCGAGGCGATCGCGCGGGAGGCGCGTCGGCAGGTGGAGGCGGGCGCGAATTTCGTAGACGTCAACGCGGGCACTTTCGTTTCCGAGGAGCCTGAATTGCTGCGGTGGTTGGTTACGGTGGTTCAGCATGCTGTACAGGTCCCCCTGTGCGTAGACAGTCCCAACCCGATTGCCATAAGGGCTGCCCTGGAGGTACACCGTGGTAAGGCCCTGGTGAATTCGATAACCGGGGAGCGCACCCGCTTCCAGCAGTTGTTGCCCGTGGTGAAACAGTTCGGCTGCGGGGTGGTGGCGCTGTGTATGGATGATGCTGGTATGCCGGCTTCAGGCGAGGAGGCGGTGGCCAAGGGCAGCAGGCTCGTGGAGGATCTGCTTTCGGCGGGAATACCCGCAGAGGACATATACCTGGACCCGCTGGTCAGGCCCGTGAGCACCGACTTCCGTGCGGGCCTGGCAGTGCTCGATGCCATTCGGGCCTTGCGGCAGCAATACCCCGGCGTACACGCCATCTGTGGGCTCAGCAACGTGTCCTTCGGCCTGCCCGAGCGCCGCTTGCTGAACCGGGCCTTCTTGGTGGCCGCCATGGCGGCCGGGCTCGATGCGGTGATTTTGGACCCCCTGGACGACAAGCTTATGGCCCTTCTCAGGGCAGCAGAAGCGGTCCTGGGAAGGGATCCGTACTGCAGCAGGTATCTGCGCGCTTACCGGGAAGGTAAGCTGGCTGCGAACTGA
- a CDS encoding saccharopine dehydrogenase C-terminal domain-containing protein → MATVLVLGAGLMGPAIASDLLKYEIARRVVVADIDPARVAEAGRLTDPARCEGKVLDIWDRRALVEAMREADVVAGAYPVAAVRQVTEAAIEAGVPLADLTGSAEGFDIFEYHDDALRAGVTLLPGCGVAPGLTNALVGQGAARLDRPLEGVIYVGGLPMQPRPPLEYRLVFSMDTVIDEYVAPAPIIKGGSLVEAEALDGLEELVFPEPVGRCEAFYTYGLGTLARTGLDMGFRELAEKTVRYPGHRDKVLFLRQCGFFSQQPVTVDGAKVIPRRFTGALLSPLLSQGDEADVTVLRVVVRGEKGHKRVAWAFEMVDFYDRETGVTSMARTTGYTCSVLIGMILRGRIGSRGVAPLERVFSDAALYEELREELARRNIVIKEDCQEEQEGV, encoded by the coding sequence ATGGCTACTGTACTGGTGCTGGGAGCAGGTCTCATGGGTCCGGCCATAGCAAGCGACTTGCTCAAGTACGAGATCGCCCGGCGGGTGGTGGTGGCGGATATCGATCCCGCGCGGGTGGCCGAGGCGGGTCGGCTTACCGACCCCGCCCGGTGCGAGGGGAAAGTGCTCGATATCTGGGACCGGCGCGCACTGGTCGAGGCCATGCGCGAGGCAGATGTGGTGGCAGGCGCCTACCCTGTGGCAGCCGTGCGTCAGGTCACAGAGGCGGCAATTGAGGCCGGGGTTCCTCTCGCGGACCTTACCGGTTCTGCGGAGGGGTTTGACATCTTCGAATATCATGACGACGCTCTCCGGGCGGGGGTGACTCTTTTGCCCGGCTGCGGGGTAGCGCCGGGGCTGACCAATGCCCTGGTGGGCCAGGGTGCCGCCCGGCTTGACCGCCCGCTCGAGGGGGTCATATATGTGGGCGGGTTGCCGATGCAACCTCGTCCGCCGCTGGAATACCGGCTGGTCTTCTCTATGGATACCGTGATCGACGAGTACGTCGCGCCGGCTCCGATCATCAAGGGTGGCTCCCTGGTGGAGGCCGAAGCACTGGACGGCCTGGAGGAGCTGGTGTTCCCCGAACCGGTGGGTCGCTGCGAGGCATTTTACACCTACGGGCTCGGCACGCTGGCGCGGACCGGCCTGGACATGGGTTTTCGGGAGCTGGCGGAAAAGACCGTCCGGTATCCCGGGCACCGGGACAAGGTTCTTTTCTTGCGGCAGTGCGGGTTTTTTTCCCAGCAGCCCGTGACTGTGGATGGCGCGAAGGTGATCCCGCGTCGTTTCACGGGAGCACTGCTCTCGCCGCTCCTCAGCCAGGGCGATGAGGCTGACGTCACGGTTCTCCGGGTAGTGGTGCGGGGCGAAAAGGGGCACAAAAGGGTTGCCTGGGCGTTTGAAATGGTGGACTTCTACGACCGGGAGACCGGCGTTACCTCCATGGCCCGCACTACCGGCTACACCTGCTCGGTCCTGATCGGGATGATTCTGCGGGGCCGGATTGGCTCGCGGGGTGTAGCGCCGCTGGAGCGGGTGTTCTCGGATGCTGCCCTTTATGAAGAGTTGCGGGAGGAGCTTGCCAGGCGGAACATCGTCATCAAGGAAGATTGCCAGGAGGAGCAGGAGGGGGTCTGA
- a CDS encoding phosphoesterase, with protein MHGSVGVWQKWLKVPEFYKADVIMLCGDLTGKGLVPLVQEKQGYVCSFYGRRQLLRNERDITRMEQQISMTGMYPLRCTQEEVSRLQNDPKHLEEVMREQMVARMEQWMEQLVSRVTPRKVTVMVMPGNDDDPVIDDVIKKYRDAGVVWPLDGPVEVAGFQVASLAHVNPTPWNTPREGTEEELQELIDEQVGQLDDPRRAIFNFHAPPYGTALDLAPKLRPDLTPVMGPGGVETVHVGSKAVADAIRKYRPLIGLHGHIHESAAHDLIEGVPVVNPGSEYGENVLRGVIVETTRDGIQRFWRVEG; from the coding sequence GTGCACGGCAGCGTAGGGGTATGGCAAAAGTGGCTCAAGGTCCCCGAGTTCTACAAGGCAGACGTGATCATGCTCTGCGGGGACCTCACGGGTAAAGGCCTGGTACCACTGGTGCAGGAGAAGCAGGGGTACGTCTGCAGCTTTTACGGCCGCAGGCAGCTACTCAGAAACGAGCGCGACATCACCCGCATGGAACAGCAGATCTCCATGACTGGCATGTACCCCTTGCGTTGTACCCAGGAAGAAGTCAGCCGGCTTCAGAATGACCCCAAGCACCTGGAAGAGGTCATGCGGGAGCAAATGGTCGCCCGCATGGAGCAGTGGATGGAGCAACTGGTGAGCCGGGTCACCCCGCGTAAGGTAACGGTGATGGTCATGCCGGGTAATGACGACGACCCGGTGATCGATGACGTGATCAAGAAGTACCGCGATGCCGGCGTGGTCTGGCCACTTGATGGACCGGTAGAGGTAGCAGGATTTCAGGTTGCCAGCCTCGCCCACGTTAACCCCACGCCGTGGAACACCCCCCGTGAGGGCACCGAGGAAGAACTGCAAGAACTTATAGATGAACAGGTGGGCCAGCTAGACGATCCCCGGCGTGCCATATTCAACTTCCATGCCCCTCCGTACGGAACCGCCCTCGACCTGGCACCCAAGCTCCGTCCGGACCTGACGCCGGTCATGGGCCCGGGTGGCGTAGAAACAGTGCACGTGGGCAGTAAGGCGGTGGCGGACGCCATCCGGAAGTACCGCCCCCTCATCGGCCTGCACGGCCACATTCACGAGTCCGCCGCCCACGATCTCATCGAGGGGGTACCCGTAGTCAACCCCGGCTCCGAGTATGGCGAGAACGTGCTGCGCGGCGTCATAGTCGAAACCACGCGGGACGGAATACAGCGTTTCTGGAGGGTGGAGGGATGA
- a CDS encoding alanine/ornithine racemase family PLP-dependent enzyme, with amino-acid sequence MEAIRHNARLIMELCASRGIRLTGVTKGVLGEPAIVRQVLSAGVGMLGDSRLQNILKMRAAGIRAEFHLIRAPSPAEIPEVLWLADVSYHSEVEVVRALASAAEAQGRTHRVVLMVDVGDRREGLMPGDVLEAARAVLGMKGVALYGLGMNVGCVSGVLPSPSNMGLLAELARDVEDRLGHRLELVSGGSSTAIPMLIEGTVPPGINHFRVGSAIWLGDYNTWDDPIPGARHDAFDLLAPVIELKWKPSLPEGEVGLDAFGRRPVFEDRGPMLRAICALGRQDVYVEGIEPRIPGLRVLAASSDHVILDATASEVPLSVGQEIRFRCNYGALLYAMQSPCVVKEFTGETGKAVP; translated from the coding sequence CTGGAAGCCATACGGCACAACGCCCGGCTCATTATGGAGCTTTGTGCGTCGCGGGGGATCCGGCTCACGGGGGTTACCAAGGGGGTTCTCGGCGAACCGGCCATAGTCCGGCAGGTGCTGTCTGCGGGTGTGGGTATGCTGGGAGACTCGCGGCTCCAGAACATCCTGAAGATGCGGGCGGCGGGGATAAGGGCGGAATTTCACCTGATAAGGGCGCCCTCTCCCGCGGAAATCCCCGAAGTCCTCTGGTTGGCCGACGTCAGCTACCACTCCGAGGTGGAGGTCGTGCGGGCTCTCGCCTCGGCGGCGGAGGCGCAGGGGCGCACTCACAGGGTCGTCCTCATGGTGGACGTGGGCGACCGCCGGGAGGGGCTCATGCCCGGCGACGTGCTCGAGGCAGCACGGGCTGTCCTGGGGATGAAGGGCGTGGCGCTTTACGGTCTCGGGATGAATGTGGGTTGCGTGAGCGGTGTGTTGCCAAGCCCGTCCAACATGGGTTTGCTTGCGGAGCTGGCCCGGGACGTGGAGGACAGGCTGGGCCACCGGTTGGAACTGGTATCGGGGGGGAGCAGCACCGCCATTCCCATGCTCATCGAGGGGACCGTGCCGCCGGGGATCAATCACTTCCGGGTGGGTTCCGCTATCTGGCTCGGGGACTACAACACCTGGGACGATCCCATACCGGGGGCACGCCACGACGCCTTCGACCTGCTGGCGCCTGTGATCGAGTTGAAGTGGAAGCCCTCGCTGCCGGAGGGAGAAGTTGGCCTTGACGCGTTTGGCCGGCGTCCCGTCTTCGAAGACCGCGGGCCTATGCTCCGTGCCATATGTGCGCTCGGCCGGCAGGACGTATACGTGGAGGGGATTGAACCCCGCATCCCGGGGCTCCGGGTACTGGCGGCTAGCAGTGACCACGTTATCCTGGACGCTACGGCCTCGGAGGTTCCTCTTTCCGTCGGGCAGGAAATCCGTTTCCGGTGCAATTACGGGGCTCTGCTGTATGCCATGCAGAGCCCATGTGTGGTCAAGGAGTTCACAGGCGAAACGGGAAAAGCTGTGCCCTAA
- a CDS encoding electron transfer flavoprotein subunit beta/FixA family protein, with the protein MKIIVLIKQVPESTEVRINPETNTLIREGVKGIINPFDTYALEEGVLIRERLGGQVVVVSMGPPQAREALQDAIAVGADEAVLLSDRAFAGADTLATSRALAGAIRKLEPYDLIICGKQAIDGDTAQVGPEVAELLGIPHVTYVRKIRELEPGRAVVERMVEGAVETVEMSLPGLITVVKDINQPRIPSLKGIMKARRATIPVWTPADVGLSEEEVGLRGSPTMVEKIFVPQVERRGELLEGSPEEVAEVLLSRLQSAGVL; encoded by the coding sequence GTGAAGATCATCGTTCTCATCAAGCAGGTTCCCGAGAGCACGGAGGTGCGCATCAACCCGGAGACCAACACGCTGATCAGGGAAGGGGTCAAGGGCATCATCAACCCGTTTGACACCTATGCCCTTGAGGAAGGGGTGCTGATCAGGGAGCGCCTGGGGGGGCAGGTGGTGGTGGTGAGCATGGGTCCGCCCCAGGCGCGGGAGGCTCTGCAGGATGCCATTGCGGTGGGGGCGGATGAGGCCGTCCTCCTTTCCGACCGTGCTTTTGCGGGGGCGGACACCCTGGCCACCTCGCGGGCGCTGGCGGGGGCCATCCGCAAGCTGGAGCCTTACGACCTCATCATCTGCGGCAAGCAGGCCATCGACGGGGATACCGCCCAGGTGGGTCCGGAGGTGGCGGAGCTGCTGGGCATACCGCACGTGACTTACGTGCGCAAGATCAGGGAACTGGAACCCGGTCGGGCTGTGGTGGAGCGCATGGTGGAGGGAGCTGTGGAGACGGTGGAGATGTCGTTGCCGGGCCTGATCACGGTGGTGAAGGACATCAACCAGCCCCGCATTCCTTCCCTGAAGGGGATCATGAAGGCGCGGCGGGCCACCATCCCGGTGTGGACTCCTGCCGACGTGGGCCTTTCGGAGGAGGAGGTGGGGCTGCGCGGTTCTCCCACGATGGTGGAGAAGATATTCGTGCCCCAGGTGGAGCGGCGGGGTGAGTTGCTGGAGGGTTCCCCTGAAGAAGTGGCAGAGGTGCTGCTTTCGCGGCTGCAATCGGCGGGTGTACTTTAG
- a CDS encoding trimethylamine methyltransferase family protein has translation MSEAAVLRVLSDSEIAEIHEAAITVLQECGVFIDYPRALEHLASKGALVDFASRRVRFPRSLVENALKTCPSSFILHDRDGNPAVRVGGDEVHFATGSCAIRYQEDGSARSSVAEDLVRLVRVADALPQVELQSTAVVAGEAPKTLADTYRLYLVLKNSAKPVITGAFSEHGLWDMRSLLDAVTGGQVEDAPCAVFDVCPSPPLKWTAIGAANVMDGASAGLPIEFVSMPMPGAASPATLAGSVVIHTAETLSGVVLAQTVRPGARLVWGGAPVQFDMRYGTTPLSAVEATMIAVATAQMGKYYGLPTHTYAGLSDSKLVDAQAGLETALSGLLAALARVNLIAGAGALDFVGTQSCEKLVIDAEVCGMVQRLLRGVEVSSETLATRLIMELGPGGEYLSQAHTRRWFKKEAYLPGPVIDRLDRKGWEQKGGTGALARAREQVQRILAEHQPRGLEPDRASGLDEAMRRVMAARGCSSLPFVPGC, from the coding sequence GTGAGCGAGGCAGCAGTTCTTCGGGTCCTTTCCGACAGCGAGATAGCGGAAATTCACGAGGCCGCCATCACGGTCCTGCAGGAGTGCGGGGTGTTCATCGACTACCCCCGAGCACTGGAGCATCTGGCCAGTAAAGGAGCCCTGGTGGACTTTGCTTCACGGAGGGTCAGGTTTCCCCGGTCCCTGGTAGAGAATGCATTGAAAACCTGTCCCTCGTCCTTTATCCTTCACGACAGGGACGGCAACCCGGCGGTGCGGGTGGGTGGCGATGAGGTTCACTTCGCCACGGGTTCCTGTGCCATCCGTTACCAGGAGGATGGTTCCGCCCGTTCGTCCGTTGCCGAGGACCTGGTCCGGCTGGTCCGGGTTGCCGACGCGCTCCCCCAGGTGGAACTGCAGTCCACTGCGGTGGTGGCCGGCGAGGCACCCAAGACGCTGGCCGACACTTACCGCCTGTACCTGGTCCTCAAGAACTCGGCCAAGCCCGTCATCACCGGGGCCTTCAGCGAGCACGGTCTGTGGGACATGAGATCGCTCCTGGATGCCGTCACGGGCGGCCAGGTGGAAGATGCCCCGTGCGCGGTGTTCGATGTATGCCCGTCTCCACCCCTGAAGTGGACTGCCATCGGTGCCGCCAACGTGATGGATGGTGCGTCCGCAGGGCTGCCCATCGAGTTTGTCTCCATGCCCATGCCGGGAGCAGCCTCCCCGGCCACCCTAGCCGGCAGCGTAGTGATCCACACTGCAGAGACGCTGAGCGGCGTGGTGCTGGCCCAGACGGTCAGGCCGGGTGCCCGCCTGGTGTGGGGAGGTGCGCCGGTGCAGTTTGACATGAGGTACGGTACGACACCCCTCAGCGCCGTGGAAGCAACCATGATCGCGGTGGCCACCGCCCAGATGGGCAAGTACTACGGTCTGCCCACCCACACCTATGCGGGGTTGAGCGACTCCAAGCTGGTGGATGCCCAGGCTGGCCTGGAGACTGCCCTGAGCGGGTTGCTGGCTGCCCTCGCCCGCGTGAACCTCATCGCGGGGGCCGGCGCTCTGGATTTCGTGGGCACGCAGAGCTGCGAGAAGCTCGTCATCGACGCTGAGGTGTGCGGAATGGTGCAGCGGCTGCTTCGGGGTGTAGAGGTGTCGTCGGAGACGCTGGCCACCCGGCTCATAATGGAACTCGGGCCGGGCGGAGAGTACCTGTCCCAGGCACACACGCGGCGCTGGTTCAAAAAAGAGGCATACCTGCCCGGTCCGGTCATCGACCGGCTGGATCGCAAGGGTTGGGAACAAAAGGGTGGTACCGGCGCCCTGGCCAGGGCCCGTGAACAGGTGCAGCGGATTCTGGCCGAGCACCAGCCGAGGGGGCTGGAACCCGATCGGGCTTCCGGCCTGGACGAAGCCATGCGCCGGGTGATGGCTGCCCGCGGCTGTTCTTCTCTGCCCTTTGTTCCCGGATGCTGA
- a CDS encoding corrinoid protein codes for MSELLARLGEALLEADETAALDVTRRLLDSGVDPRAILDAMAAAMAELGQRWNRGEAFLPEVVAAADIFRKCGEAVEPVLLASGQQRAGQRVVIGTVKGDLHDLGKNIVGAMMKTAGFEVHDLGKDVPADRFVRAVQELQPSIVGLSALLTTTMMEQKVVIEALEQAGLRSCVRVMVGGAPVTAQWAAEIGADGYAPNAAEAVEVALGLVGGHR; via the coding sequence ATGAGCGAGCTGCTGGCTCGCCTGGGGGAAGCATTGCTAGAAGCCGACGAAACCGCTGCTCTGGACGTCACAAGGAGGTTGCTGGACAGCGGCGTCGATCCCCGTGCCATCCTCGATGCCATGGCCGCAGCCATGGCCGAGCTGGGGCAGAGGTGGAACAGGGGAGAGGCGTTCCTGCCTGAAGTTGTGGCTGCGGCTGACATCTTCAGAAAGTGTGGCGAAGCGGTCGAGCCCGTGCTGCTTGCGAGCGGTCAGCAAAGGGCCGGTCAGCGCGTGGTGATCGGGACGGTAAAGGGAGACCTCCACGACCTAGGGAAGAACATCGTGGGGGCCATGATGAAGACCGCCGGCTTCGAGGTCCACGATTTGGGTAAGGACGTACCTGCCGACAGGTTCGTCCGGGCCGTGCAGGAGCTCCAGCCGAGCATCGTAGGTCTGAGTGCCCTGCTCACCACCACCATGATGGAGCAGAAGGTGGTCATCGAGGCACTCGAGCAGGCGGGTTTGCGGTCCTGCGTCAGAGTTATGGTGGGTGGTGCACCGGTAACCGCGCAGTGGGCGGCTGAGATCGGGGCCGACGGATACGCCCCCAACGCCGCGGAAGCGGTGGAGGTAGCCCTCGGCCTGGTAGGCGGGCACCGGTAG